The stretch of DNA AATTAGTTTCTTCAAAATCATTTTCCTCATCAACAATCGCTAGAAAAAAATCGTTGAATTTGTCTATATTTTTTGAAGGGGTAATCTCAGCATTAATCCACATACCATCAACATTAATATTACGTATATCTCCTAAAAACTCGTTTTGAAAGTATAATTTCAAAATTCTCACTCCTTAGACGAAACCTTTATATATTGGCTAGGAACTTCCCCTTTAATCAAATACTCATTATCCCTTTTAGTCCAGTTAATTGCTCTATTCTTCCAAAAATCAGAAGAAATAACATCTCTTTCAATTAACTTTTGAATTTGTTTTGGAGAAAGTATAACAACATCTTTTACCTTTCCAGACTGTATATCTTTCCTTAAGGCTGATATATCTAGTTCAATTGAATTTTCTCCATAATTTCCAATCACATTTTTGTTATTTGTAAAACTAGTATAAGGGCTATTAGATTTAGCTCCTTTTCTATAACCTCCAAGTATATGCTCTATAACAGTTACTTGTCTCCCTTTATATAAACCATCCTTACTGGCTGGAACTAAATCACCTGAACTCGATATATGAGGTTTACCAATTCCATTTGGTCTAGTTGGAGAGTGAAGTAAACTATCACCCCTATATAAATTACTTTTGTTGGTTACAGAAGGATTATCTATACCCTTAGTACCCGATCTCTCAGCCCTAGAAATCGTTTCCTTCGTTTTCTTTTTCGGAACATCCGCCTTCTTTACATCATGGACAATCCCTTCAAAGGCTGGTTTTCTTAGAATATTAGGAATTGAAAAGTTCTTTAATTTGTCGAGGTTACCTTTAAATTTGATCGGCTTGGACTGTTTTTTTACTAAACCCACAACGAGCTTCTTCGCTCCGCTAGAGGGATTTATATATTCCAATGGGGCTAAAGGCGTTCCTTCCACGAAAGAGTCGAGCTCTCGAATACTACTCACTCTCTCTTTTGGAATTTTATCGACGATTTGATAATGGATTCCTTTTTCATAATATTCCCTTACAATCAAACCATTTTTCATTTGATAGTACGTGCCGCTAATATCACTCTTTTCTACAGCATATTCATCGATCACCTGTACTTTTTTAACAGCCCCATCTTTTATTCGATTAAATTCTTTTTTGCTTAAAAACGGATTTTGGCAGTGATCGAAGACATTTTCATATAGCTTTTGGTTCAAACGTTCTTTTAAATCGTTGAATGCCTCTTCTTTTGTGAACTGTTTTTTGGAAAATTCTTGGATGGTGATGTCGCCACTTTGGAACATAGACTCCATTTGTTGGATGTAGTTCTTCATCGTCATAATATCTTGCTCGACTGAGTGGAGGGCTTTCGTTTGATCTGAATCAAATTCATTCAGATTCTTGATGGTCTCATCTCGTTTGTTTTTGGCCGAGTCGATATTTTTGAGGACCTCGTCATCATTTAGTTTCGTTAAGTTCACAATATCTGAGACTTTGTCCATCATCCCATTGGCTTCTATGGTGAGATCTTCTGTGACGGATTTGATATTTTCTAGCCCTTGTTCTACCTTTCCTTCTAAAAACTCTTCCTTAATATAGCCATCTCCTGCTGATTCAAACGCACGTAGAGCTTGTATAACATTTCTAAGAGTTTGTTTGTAGCTCGTACTAAATTCTTGGTAGAAAAAGAGAAAGGTCCTGTGACATTCTCGGTAAAAGGAGCGGATTGCCTTTCCTCCCGCCCCTTTAAAAGACTCTTCAAGGCTAATAATTGTGTCGACGTCCTTTTGAATTTGTTTCATTTGTTCTTCTAAAGCATACAATTTTTTCTGGACTGTATCAATTCCGGAGCAAAAGTCGTTTACATTTAATATTTTCATTTTTTTAACCACTACTTTCATTCGCTTGAGGCACCGAATAACATTCTGATACAAGCAATTTTCGAACTAAGAAATGGAACACTCAAGTTCCAAAGGTGAAACTGGCCATAATAGAATAGATATAAGTTGTAAGAAAACTAATCAAAACGAACAGATGCGGATGGGAGGGAACTAACATCT from Oikeobacillus pervagus encodes:
- a CDS encoding ribonuclease YeeF family protein translates to MKILNVNDFCSGIDTVQKKLYALEEQMKQIQKDVDTIISLEESFKGAGGKAIRSFYRECHRTFLFFYQEFSTSYKQTLRNVIQALRAFESAGDGYIKEEFLEGKVEQGLENIKSVTEDLTIEANGMMDKVSDIVNLTKLNDDEVLKNIDSAKNKRDETIKNLNEFDSDQTKALHSVEQDIMTMKNYIQQMESMFQSGDITIQEFSKKQFTKEEAFNDLKERLNQKLYENVFDHCQNPFLSKKEFNRIKDGAVKKVQVIDEYAVEKSDISGTYYQMKNGLIVREYYEKGIHYQIVDKIPKERVSSIRELDSFVEGTPLAPLEYINPSSGAKKLVVGLVKKQSKPIKFKGNLDKLKNFSIPNILRKPAFEGIVHDVKKADVPKKKTKETISRAERSGTKGIDNPSVTNKSNLYRGDSLLHSPTRPNGIGKPHISSSGDLVPASKDGLYKGRQVTVIEHILGGYRKGAKSNSPYTSFTNNKNVIGNYGENSIELDISALRKDIQSGKVKDVVILSPKQIQKLIERDVISSDFWKNRAINWTKRDNEYLIKGEVPSQYIKVSSKE